A genomic segment from Diospyros lotus cultivar Yz01 chromosome 5, ASM1463336v1, whole genome shotgun sequence encodes:
- the LOC127802184 gene encoding uncharacterized protein LOC127802184, whose product MGYLNQNYPKRGITCFKFQQTGHFVKDCPKPRLMSQPQGTSKNARVQQRRVFHLTRQDTIEDPAVIEGTMLLSGIPMHVLIDSRASHSFISHAFAEILKEKPENLNCRMIVATPIGKSLETSSGYKDRKIQIGEVEFLVDLILLEFQDFDVILGIDFLAKYNATLDCKAKTVYLKSGDSNIKFRGQKRASDRKWISALKAKKLLRQGAQGYLTCVHGRSEEPLKVEEVRIVREFGDVFPEELPGLPPQREIEFSIEIVLGGRSSFNTPV is encoded by the coding sequence ATGGGATATCTCAACCAGAACTACCCAAAGAGAGGGATCACTTGTTTCAAGTTCCAGCAGACAGGTCATTTTGTAAAGGACTGTCCTAAGCCGCGATTGATGAGTCAACCTCAAGGGACGTCCAAAAATGCCAGAGTGCAGCAAAGAAGGGTGTTTCACCTAACGCGACAAGATACGATAGAAGACCCAGCCGTAATTGAAGGTACCATGTTATTATCTGGTATTCCCATGCATGTTTTGATAGATTCAAGGGCAAGTCACtcattcatttcacatgcatttgctgaaatattaaaagaaaaaccagAAAACTTGAATTGTCGTATGATTGTGGCAACCCCAATtgggaagtctctagaaacttctTCAGGATACAAAGATAGGAAGATTCAGATAGGAGAAGTTGAGTTCCTAGTGGATCTAATCCTTCTGGAATTCCAAGATTTTGATGTGATTTTAGGAATAGACTTCCTAGCCAAGTACAACGCTACATTGGACTGTAAAGCTAAAACAGTCTATCTCAAGAGCGGAGACTCGAACATCAAGTTTCGAGGGCAAAAGAGAGCAAGTGATCGGAAGTGGATCTCGGCTCTAAAGGCTAAGAAACTATTACGTCAAGGAGCACAAGGATACTTGACTTGTGTCCATGGGAGAAGCGAGGAGCCATTAAAGGTCGAAGAAGTGCGAATCGTTAGAGAGTTCGGGGATGTGTTTCCCGAAGAATTGCCTGGATTGCCACCCCAGCGAGAGATCGAGTTTTCGATAGAAATCGTACTAGGGGGCAGGTCTAGTTTCAATACCCCCGTATAA